A genome region from Magnolia sinica isolate HGM2019 chromosome 8, MsV1, whole genome shotgun sequence includes the following:
- the LOC131253901 gene encoding probable membrane-associated kinase regulator 4 has translation MARNPLFQCDQATDDEYIDMDISSTTTFLCYSISPPHSSREFEFQMSSNPLEIDSTTSPADELFYKGKLLPLHLPPRLQMVQMLLQTSNTSHEQITPSFEEIHTTPTAFTTPFESCNISPADSCNVSRELSPEEYFYECAASADNTSFMDGHAKKSWSKKLKLIKQSSLSLKLKASRAYFRSLFSKSGCSDESCADAARNSNEYTVSKAKECLNKYVKVVKRSPFGQIQRERYQASATAMTNEKEKMSSGEDAGTHRRSFSGVIKQNSGTKSTSSSSSSSSSSSSSSSSSSSSSCSVSSENSKGSYGMQLLKRSSSVNSEVESSIQGAIAHCKQSQQLFCTRKSVSDVGFGSLSASRSFENQEWPGMCRG, from the coding sequence ATGGCTAGAAATCCCCTCTTTCAATGTGATCAAGCAACAGATGATGAGTACATAGACATGGAcatcagctccaccaccaccttcCTATGCTACTCCATCTCCCCTCCACATTCCAGCAGAGAATTTGAATTCCAAATGTCCTCCAACCCACTTGAAATAGACTCCACCACCTCCCCAGCTGATGAGCTCTTCTACAAAGGCAAGCTCCTCCCTCTCCACCTCCCTCCACGTTTACAAATGGTCCAGATGCTCCTACAAACCTCAAACACCTCCCATGAACAAATCACACCCTCTTTTGAAGAAATTCACACCACCCCAACTGCTTTTACAACCCCATTTGAATCATGCAACATATCGCCGGCCGATTCATGCAACGTGAGTAGAGAGCTCTCCCCAGAAGAGTATTTCTACGAATGCGCCGCCTCCGCGGATAATACCAGCTTCATGGACGGTCACGCCAAGAAGTCATGGTCCAAGAAACTcaaactgatcaagcaatcctcaTTGAGTCTGAAACTCAAGGCATCAAGGGCCTACTTCAGATCTCTTTTCAGTAAGTCCGGGTGCTCAGATGAATCGTGTGCTGATGCAGCGAGAAACAGCAATGAATATACAGTTTCCAAGGCCAAGGAGTGTTTGAATAAGTACGTGAAGGTGGTGAAAAGGAGCCCATTTGGGCAAATTCAAAGAGAGAGATATCAAGCGTCGGCGACTGCCATGACCAATGAGAAAGAGAAGATGAGCAGCGGCGAAGatgctgggacccacagaagGTCATTCTCAGGTGTGATCAAACAGAACTCAGGGACTAAATCTACATCGTCGTCTTCATCgagctcctcttcttcttcttcttcttcttcttcttcttcttcttcttcttgctcagTTTCAAGTGAGAATTCAAAAGGGTCTTATGGAATGCAGTTGCTGAAAAGGAGTAGTAGTGTGAATTCAGAAGTAGAAAGCTCAATCCAAGGGGCTATTGCTCATTGTAAGCAATCACAGCAGCTGTTTTGTACAAGGAAGAGTGTAAGTGATGTTGGGTTTGGTTCATTATCTGCTTCTAGGAGTTTTGAGAATCAGGAATGGCCAGGAATGTGCAGAGGATGA